In Streptomyces nojiriensis, the sequence ATGAGGGTGTTGGGCGCGGAGCCGGGCTCGCGGTCGTCCATGTGCAGCGAGTAGTTCTCGATGCCGGAGCAGGACCCGATCTGGCGCATCATCTCCAGGTCGTAGGTGGTGCGCATGCGCAGGCGCTGCGCCTCCAGCATCTTGCCCTGCTTCTCCAGCTCGGCGAGGCGCTCGGCCAGCTCCGCCTCGATGCCGCGGACCGCCTTCTCCATGCGCTCGGGGCCGGCGACGTAGTGGCTGGCGGGGAAGACGTACAGCTCGCGGTCCTCGCTGATGACCTCGCCGGTCAGCGGGTGCAGGGTGGAGAGGGCCTCGATCTCGTCGCCGAACATTTCGATGCGGACGGCCAGTTCCTCGTAGACCGGGAAGATCTCGATCGTGTCCCCGCGCACCCGGAAGGTGCCGCGGGTGAAGGCGACGTCGTTGCGCGCGTACTGGATGTCCACGAAGCGGCGCAGCAGCTGGTCCCGGTCGATCTCCTCGCCCACCTTGAGGGAGACCATCCGGTCGACGTACTCCTGCGGGGTACCGAGGCCGTAGATGCAGGACACGGAGGCGACGACGATCACGTCGCGGCGGGTCAGCAGCGAGTTGGTCGCGGAGTGGCGCAGCCGCTCCACCTCCTCGTTGATCGAGGAGTCCTTCTCGATGTACGTGTCCGACTGCGGTACGTAGGCCTCGGGCTGGTAGTAGTCGTAGTACGAGACGAAGTACTCGACGGCGTTGTTCGGCAGGAGCTCGCGGAACTCGTTCGCCAGCTGGGCGGCGAGCGTCTTGTTCGGCGCCATGACCAAGGTGGGGCGCTGGAGCTTCTCGATCATCCAGGCGGTCGTCGCGGACTTGCCTGTGCCGGTCGCACCCAGCAGGACGACGTCCTTCTCACCTGCACGGATGCGCTTCTCCAGCTCGGCGATGGCCGCCGGCTGGTCGCCGCTGGGCTGGTAGGGGCTGACGACCTCGAAAGGCGCCACCGTGCGTTCGATCTTCGATACGGGCCGCATGGGTCAACCGTACGACCCTCCACTGACACTCACGCGCCCCCGCGGGCCGGCGGCGCGCTCCGGCCGCTCCCGGCCGCCCGGACCGCTGTCATTCGTTCTGGTCCGTTTGTCGTAGTTCGGTGGCGGCTCAGTGATCTTCAACCCCATGATCGCGGTGAAGTGCATCGCCACAACGTCTGCCGCTCCGCACCCGTCTGACGCAGGAACAGGGCTCACGACCCGAGGAGAACGCACATGTACGTCCGACCCGCCGCCGCGGCCGCCGCCGCATTCCTGGGCTTCACTCTCACCCTGCTGGGCGGGACGGCGTCGTACGCCGCCACCGGTCCCGGATCCGCCACCGGCACCGGAACCGGCGCCGGCCGGGCCGCGCTGGGGGGCCCTGTCGTGTACGCCCACCGGGGGGCCTCCGCGTACGCCCCGGAGAACACCCTCGACGCGATCGACCTGGCGATGCAGATGGGCTTCGACTGGGTCGAGAACGACGTGCAGCGCACCAAGGACGGCGTACTGGTGGTGATCCACGACGACACCCTGGCCCGGACCACCGACGTCGAGGAGCGGTTCCCGGACCGGGCGCCCTGGAAGGTCAAGGACTTCACCTGGGCCGAGATCTCCGTGCTGGACGCGGGCAGCTGGTTCGGCGGGGAGTACGCGGGCGCCGCCGTGCCGAGCCTGCGGCAGTACCTCGACCGGGTACAGCGCAACCGGCAGCGGCTGCTGCTGGAGATCAAGAAGCCGGAGCTGTACCCGGGGATCGAGGAGCAGACCCTGAAGGTGCTGGACGAAGCCGGCTGGCTCGACGCGCGCCACGTCGCGCAGCGCCTGGTGGTGCAGAGCTTCAGCGCCGACTCCGTACGCATCGTGCACGGGCTGCGCCCGGACCTGGTGACGGCTTTCCTGGGTACCCCCACCGTGGCGGACCTGCCGCGCTACGCGGAGTTCACCGACCGCATCAACCCGTGGCACACGACGATCTCGGCCGACTGGGTCTCGGCCGTGCACGGCCTGCGCGGCGCCCACGGCAAGGCCATGGAGGTGGACACCTGGATCGTGGACGACGCGGCCACCGCCCGGAAGGTGCAGGCCATGGGGGTGGACGGGATCATCACCAACGCCCCGGACGTGGTCCAGGACGCGGTCGGCGGGTTCTGATCCCCGGCCCCCGTCCTGGCGGTCGGACGGGCGGACGGACGGACAGGCGGGCGTGCCGATGTGCCGATGTGGCGATCTGGCGATGTGGCCGATATCCACAACGGTGACCGCCGTGTCGGCGGGTGGTCGTACCGTGGACGCGTGGACAGCACCGAGCGGCCCCGCGGGCCGCACCTCGAATGGACCGTCGTCGCCGGCGACGGCGTCCTCGGCGGGCCCCTGCTCCTGGCCGCGACCCCGGAAGGTCTGGTCCGGGTCGAGTTCCATGCCGAGCCGGACCGGGTCGACCGGATGATCGGCCCGCTCGTCTCCCGGCTCGGCGCCGACGCCCGGCGTCCCGCGCCGGGCGAGGAAGCGCTGCTGGCCGAGCCGATACGCCAGCTCACCGCGTACTTCGAAGGGGCGCTGCGCCGCTTCGAGCTGCCACTGGACTGGCGCCTGAGCTCCGGCTTCAACCGGCAGGTGCTCCAGGAGCTGGACCGCTCCGTGCCCTACGGATCGGTCGTCGGCTACGGGGAGCTGGCCGCCCGCGTCGGACAGCCCGGCGCCGCCCAGGCCGTGGGCAACGCCATGGGCTCAAACCCGCTGCCGCTGGTGGTGGCCTGCCACCGGGTCGTGGAGAACGACGGGGGCATCGGCGGATTCGGCGGTGGGGTGGAGACCAAGCGGCAGCTGCTCGCGCTGGAGGGCGTGCTTCCGCAGCCGCTGTTCTGAACCGTGGCCCTGACCTGCGGACCTGTCCCGCGGACGCGACGGCGGACCGGCCGGGCTCCGGCACGGTTCCGCCGGGCGGTAAGGGCTGGCACACTGCGGCGGTGACTACTCCTGCCGCCGCACCCGGCCTTCCCGCGTCCCCCGCGCCCCGTGTCACGTACCCGCGAAGCCGGTGTACTCCGTGACCGCCTCGCCCGGCACCGACCGGCCCGTGCGGCCCCTCGGCCCGCCCGAGCTGGCCCGGCTGCAGCGCCGCACCTCCCGGGTCCTCATGGCCGGCCAGGTCCTCGGCGGCCTCGGCGTGCCGATCAGCATCGCCCTGGCCCCCGTACTCGCCACCGAGGTCAGCGGCACCGAGGCGCTGTCCGGCGTCGCCTCCACCGCCGCGGTGATCGGCACCGCCCTCGTCTCGCTGCCGCTCGCCGCGCTGATGAACGCGCGCGGCCGGCGCCCCGGGCTGGTCCTGGCCTACGGGATCGGCGCCGTCGGCGCGGGCCTGGTCGTCCTCGCCGCCACGATCAGGAGCTTCCCGCTGCTGCTGCTCGGCATGGCCGCCTTCGGCGCCGCCTCCTCCGCCAACCTGCAGGCCCGGTTCGCCGCCGCGGACCTCGCGGCGCCGGACCACCGCGCCCGGGCCATCTCCGTCGTGGTCTGGGCGTCGACCGTGGGCGCTGTGCTCGGGCCCAACCTGTCCGCGCCGGCCAGCCACAGCTTCGCCGGCACCGCGATACCCGAGACGGCCGGCCCGTTCGTCTGGGCCGCCGTCGTCTTCCTGCTCACCGGCACGCTGATCGGCGTATTCCTGCGCCCCGACCCGCTGCTGACGGCCCGGGCGCTCGCCGCGCCCGAGGAGCAGACCCGCGAAGGGCGCTCGCTGCGGGCCGGCTTCGCCGCGGTGAAGGCCTCACCGCGGGCCCGGCTCGCCCTGCTCACCGTCGCCGTGTCGCACACCACCATGGTCTCGATCATGGTGATGACCCCGATGGACCTGAGCCACCACGGAGCCGGCCTGGAGCTCATCGGGCTGGTGATCAGCGGTCACATCGCGGGCATGTTCGCCTTCTCCCCCGTGATGGGCTGGCTCGCGGACCGGCTCGGCCGGCTCTCCGTGATCGGACTGGCCGCGGGCCTCCTGTCCGTCGCCGCCCTGCTCGCCGGAACGGCCGGCCACAGCCACGGCCGGAGCGCGCTCGGCCTCTTCCTGCTGGGCCTCGGCTGGTCCGCCGGGATGGTGTCCGGTTCGGCCCTGCTGACGGACTCGGTGCCGCAGCCCGCGCGGGCCGCCGTACAGGGGCTGAGCGACCTCACGATGAACGCGGCCGCCGGCGTGGGCGGAGCGGCCGCCGGGCTGATCATGTCCGGGGCGGGCTACGGCTGGCTGAACGCAGTCGGCGCCGCGCTGCTGCTGCCGATGGCGGCGCTCGCCCTGTTCACGGCGCGTCGCCACCCCGTTCCCGTTCCCGCTCCCGCGTCCGCGTCCGCTTCCGCGAAGGACGTCAGTAGCTGATGTGGTAGGCCTTGCGCAGCGTCTCGTGCACGGTCCAGGTGGTCCGGTCGCCCTCCCGGAGCACGCAGGCGGAGCCGGGGCCGACCTCCAGGGTCTCGCCGCCCTCGACCTCGACGGTGGCGCGGCCGCTGACCACCACGAAGAGCTCGTTCGCCTCGACGTCGGTGACGACACCGGGGGTGATCTGCCAGATCCCGCGCACCTGCTTGCCGTCCGCCGACTCCCACAGGACCTTGCCCGTCACGACGGGCTCGCCGGAGACGATCTGCCCGGGGTCGAGGTCGTCCGCCTCCAGTTCGACGTCCGCGACGGAGACGGAGAAGGAGGCGGGTGCGGCGGAGTGATCACTGGTGCTCATGGCGCGCCAGCCTAGTGCGGCCCGCCGCGCGAAGCGGTGACCACAGCGTCCAGGAACGGCCCGGCCTACGAGTCACCCTGTCCAGTCGGACCGGGGCGCCGGGCGGTGAGGACCGGCTGGAGGAACCCGGTGTCCGCCGGTGCGTGCCAGAGCGTCTCGCGCAGGCCGGCCTCCCGGGCGAACCCGGCGGTCCGCTCCTGGGGCAGCGCCCAGTACGTCGCGCTCGACGTCTGCGTGGCCCATGTGTCGCCGGTCGGCAGCAACTGGAAGAGCTCCAGGTCGTAGCGTTCCCCGTCGGCGTGCCAGTGCCACAGCTGGAAGGTGATGGTCCGTCCGTCGGGGCCGGTGCGCACGCGTGGGGCCTCGCTCTGCGGGCGGGTCCGGAGCAGTTCGCCGTACGGGCGGGTGGAGAGCAGGAGCAGTCCGCCGGGGCGCAGCACCCGCCGGGTTTCGGCCAGCGCGGCGCGCACGTCCTCGGCGGTGAGCAGGTGCGGCAGCGCGTTGTCGGCGCAGACCACGGCGTCGAAGGAGGCGTCCGCGAAGGGCAGGGACCGCATGTCGGCGGCGGCGACGGGGAGCGTGAGCGAGCGCTGTGCGGCCTCGCGGGCGGCGCGGGCCACGGAGGCGGGGCTCAGATCGGTCCCGGTGACCCGGTGGCCCAGTGCGGCGAGGCCCAGTGACTGGGTTCCGATGCCGCAGGCGTTGTCGAGCACCGTGTGCGGTCCGGGGCCCAGCGCGGCGGTGAGGAGGGCGTCGAGGGCCCGGCCCTGCCGGGCGACGGACGCGTCCCAGTCCGCGTAGACGAGGTCGTAGCGGTCGGCCAGTTCGTCGTAGAAGCCGCGCGTGTCCATGGGGGAACGCTACTCGGACAGGTTGGGACGGGTGTGGCGGGAGGGCGTTTGGAGGCGCCGATCCCGTGCCATGGATGGGGACATGTCACAGCACAGAGCATCTGAGATCCCGGTCCTGTCGGCAGAGGTGGATGAAGCGCTCACTCGTGGGAAGCCCGTGGTGGCCCTGGAGTCGACGATCATCGCGCACGGTCTGCCCCGCCCCCGCAACCTGACGGTGGGCCTCGAACTGGAGGCCCTGGTCCGCGCGGAGGGCGCGGTTCCGGCGACGATCGCGGTCCTGGACGGGGTGGCGTACGCGGGACTGGACAAGGCGCAGCTGGAGCGGATCGCGGGCGGCGAGGGCGTGCGCAAGCTCGGCCACCGGGATCTGGCGCCCGCGCTGGCGACGGGGGCCACCGGCGCGACGACGGTGTCCGCGACGGCCTTCCTCGCCGCCCGGGCGGGCCTGCGCGTCTTCGCCACGGGCGGGCTGGGCGGCGTACACCGGGAGTGGGCGCAGACGCAGGACGAGTCGGCGGACCTGTCGCTGCTGGCGCGGACGCGGATCACCGTGGTGTGCGCGGGGGTGAAGTCGATCCTCGACGTGCCGGGCACGCTGCAGCGGCTGGAGACGCTGGGGGTGGGGGTGCTCGGCTACGGGACGGACCGCTTCCCCGGGTTCTATCTGGCCGACTCGGGCGAGCCGGTGGACTGGACCGTGCACGGGCCCGAGGAGGTCGCCGCGGTGATGGCCGCTCAGGACGCGCTGGGCGGTCCGGACTCGGCGCTGCTGGTGGCCAATCCGGTGGCGCGGGAGGAGCAGCTGGATCCCGAGCTGCACGACCGGGTACTGGCTGAGGCGCTCGCCGAGTGCCACGAGCGCGGGATCACGGGGCAGGCGGTGACGCCGTTCCTGCTGGGGTTCCTGGCACGGGCGACGGACGGGGCCTCGCTGGAGGCGAACCTGGCGGCGGTACGCGGGAACGTGCGGCTCGGGGCCCGGATCGCGGGGGCCTGGGCGGCGCGGGCGTGACCGGGCCGGGGGCGCTGCTCGTCATCGGGGACGTGGTGACGGACGTGGTGGCCATACATCCGGAGCCGCTGGCTCCGGCCACCGACACGGCGGCCCGCATCCGGACCCTGCCGGGCGGGGCCGGGGCCAACGCGGCCTGCTGGGCGGCCCGAACGGGGACCGCGGAGGTACGGCTCCTGGCGCGGGTGGGTGCCGAGTCGGCGCGCTGGCACGAGCGGGCGCTGGTGGACGCGGGGGTGCGGCCGCGGCTGGTGGTCGACGCGCAGGAGCCGACCGGGACGGTGGTCGCGCTGGTCGGCAAGGACGCGGAGCGGACGTTCCTGACCGACAGCGGGGCCTCGCTGCGGTTGTGCCCGGCCGACTGGGCCCCCTCCCTGCTGGACGGGGCGGCCCATCTCCACCTGTCCGGTTATCTGTTCTTCGCCGACAGCAGCCGGGAGCTGGCCGTGATCGCGCTGCGGGCGGCCCGGGCCCGGGGGGTGCAGGTGAGCGTGGACCCCGCCTCGGCCGGCTTCCTGGCGGCCCTGGGGCCGCAGCGCTTCCTGGACGCCGTGGCGGGTGTGGACGTACTGCTGCCGAACGAGGACGAGGCCCGGCTGCTGGCCGGGCTGCCGGAGCCGGCGGGGGCGGCCCGGGCGGCGGCGGAGCTCAGCCGACGGGTGCCGCTGGTGGTGGTGACCCGCGGCGCGGCCGGGGCACTGATCGCCGAACGGGGCCGGATCACCGCCGAGGTCGAGGCGGAGCCGGTCGAGGCGGTGGACTCCACGGGCGCCGGGGACGCCTTCACCGGGGGCTTCCTCGCGGCCCGCCTGGAGGGCGCGGACCCGGCCGAGGCCGCCCGCGCCGGGTGCCTGGCTGCGGCCTTGGCCGTGACCCGGCCGGGCGGTCGGCCGTAGCGTCCCCGGCCCCGCCGGCGTTTGAGGCGCGGGTCCGGGCGGAGCCCGGGAAACGGAGCAAGGGCGGGGCGGGGAGGAGGCTCCGTGCAGCGGCACCGGCACCCCGCCCCGCCCCGCCCCGCCCCGCAGGGTCAACGCCGCCGGATCCCCGTCCAGGCGGGATGCCTGGGATCATCGGCCCGCACCACCGCATCGGCGGCGGACGCCGGATCCGCCTCGGCCTCGTACCGGGCGAACGCCGCCCCCGTCCACCGCTCCGACTCCTCGGTCCGCCGCGCCAGCGCTCCCGGCGACAACCGCACGTGGACGCTCAGGTCGAAGGGGAACCAGTGGCCCAGCAGCAGCGGGCCGTGCACGAGCAGCACGCCGCCGGGCGGGAGGGTGACGTACGGACTGCGGGTCGCCCGGTCGGTCACCGGGTCCCAGAGGTCCGGCAGCACCCGCCCGCTGCCGCCGGGGTCGGTCGGGCCGAAGACCTCCCGCCAGAGCGCGGCCGTGTCGTACCAGCCGCCCAGGTAGGAGTCCACGTCCTGCCGGCCGAACTCGAAGCGGAGGGAGGCCGGCCGCAGGAAACCGTCGGTCGGCACCACCAGGGACGGGCGTCCGCGCAGCCGCAGCGCTTCGGCGAGCTCGCCGGCGAGCGCGCCGGTCCCGGCGGCGGGGGCGCCGTCGATGCCCACCCGCTGCCAACTGCCCGGCCCGGGGGCCCGGTCGGGGTCGTCGAGGTGACCGGCGAGCCGCTCGGCCATCCGCTGCCATGTGATCGCTTCCCACTGCACGGGCCCATTGTCAGTGGTGGGCCTTAGCGTTTTTCACGAGGGATCACCGGCCGAAAGGGAGCCGGCGGCGCTGCCTTTGGGGAGAGGTTTGTCATGGCTCGGGAGACGACGTATCTGGAGCTGTCGCAGGACGACGGCGCGGCGCACAAGTTCTACGAGGTGACCGTCGACGGCACGGCCGTGTCCGTGCGGTACGGGCGGATCGGCGCCGACGGCCAGCTGCAGACCTCCGCCTTCCCGAGTGCCGAGAAGGCTCGCGCGGCCGCTGCGAAGAAGATCGGGGAGAAGGTGCGCAAGGGGTACGCCCCGGCCGTGCGGGGACAGCGCGCCGCCCGGGCGGTGACCCGCCGCCAGGTGGCCTCGGCCCCGTCGACGGCGCGCGCGGTGGCTCCGGTGCTGTGGCGCTTCCGGACCGGTTCGTCGGCCTTCGGCATCCATGTGGACGAGGACCGCTGCTGGGTCGGCAACCAGGCGGGCGATGTGTACACATTGAGCCACGGAGGTGAGGTGCTCGCCCGGTATTCGCTGCCGGACGGGGTGAAGTGCCTGGTGGCGGACGAGTTCTGGATATACGCGGGCTGTGACGACGGCACGGTGTACGACCTGTCGTCGAAGGTTCCCTTCGGGGCCTACGCGATCGCGGCGGACGTGGACATCTACTGGCTCGACATCCACGAGGGCGTGCTGAACGTCTCCGACGCGAACGGCGGCCTGACCGTCATCGACCACGAGGACGAGCACCAGTGGTCGCGGAAGTCCGGCGGGTCGGGCGCCTGGATGGTCCGGGCGGACGAGCGAGCGGTCTTCCACGGGCACAGCGGCGGTGTGACGGCGTACGCGGCCGACGGCAGCGGGCAGTTGTGGCACACCAAGACCCCCGGCGGGGTGCTGTTCGGCTGGCAGGAGGACCACGCGGTGTACGCGGGCACGGCCCGCAACACCGTGCAGCGGCTCTCGAAGGCGACGGGGGCGGTGGAG encodes:
- a CDS encoding glycerophosphodiester phosphodiesterase; translation: MYVRPAAAAAAAFLGFTLTLLGGTASYAATGPGSATGTGTGAGRAALGGPVVYAHRGASAYAPENTLDAIDLAMQMGFDWVENDVQRTKDGVLVVIHDDTLARTTDVEERFPDRAPWKVKDFTWAEISVLDAGSWFGGEYAGAAVPSLRQYLDRVQRNRQRLLLEIKKPELYPGIEEQTLKVLDEAGWLDARHVAQRLVVQSFSADSVRIVHGLRPDLVTAFLGTPTVADLPRYAEFTDRINPWHTTISADWVSAVHGLRGAHGKAMEVDTWIVDDAATARKVQAMGVDGIITNAPDVVQDAVGGF
- a CDS encoding methylated-DNA--[protein]-cysteine S-methyltransferase encodes the protein MDSTERPRGPHLEWTVVAGDGVLGGPLLLAATPEGLVRVEFHAEPDRVDRMIGPLVSRLGADARRPAPGEEALLAEPIRQLTAYFEGALRRFELPLDWRLSSGFNRQVLQELDRSVPYGSVVGYGELAARVGQPGAAQAVGNAMGSNPLPLVVACHRVVENDGGIGGFGGGVETKRQLLALEGVLPQPLF
- a CDS encoding MFS transporter encodes the protein MAGQVLGGLGVPISIALAPVLATEVSGTEALSGVASTAAVIGTALVSLPLAALMNARGRRPGLVLAYGIGAVGAGLVVLAATIRSFPLLLLGMAAFGAASSANLQARFAAADLAAPDHRARAISVVVWASTVGAVLGPNLSAPASHSFAGTAIPETAGPFVWAAVVFLLTGTLIGVFLRPDPLLTARALAAPEEQTREGRSLRAGFAAVKASPRARLALLTVAVSHTTMVSIMVMTPMDLSHHGAGLELIGLVISGHIAGMFAFSPVMGWLADRLGRLSVIGLAAGLLSVAALLAGTAGHSHGRSALGLFLLGLGWSAGMVSGSALLTDSVPQPARAAVQGLSDLTMNAAAGVGGAAAGLIMSGAGYGWLNAVGAALLLPMAALALFTARRHPVPVPAPASASASAKDVSS
- a CDS encoding cupin domain-containing protein, with the translated sequence MSTSDHSAAPASFSVSVADVELEADDLDPGQIVSGEPVVTGKVLWESADGKQVRGIWQITPGVVTDVEANELFVVVSGRATVEVEGGETLEVGPGSACVLREGDRTTWTVHETLRKAYHISY
- a CDS encoding class I SAM-dependent methyltransferase, which encodes MDTRGFYDELADRYDLVYADWDASVARQGRALDALLTAALGPGPHTVLDNACGIGTQSLGLAALGHRVTGTDLSPASVARAAREAAQRSLTLPVAAADMRSLPFADASFDAVVCADNALPHLLTAEDVRAALAETRRVLRPGGLLLLSTRPYGELLRTRPQSEAPRVRTGPDGRTITFQLWHWHADGERYDLELFQLLPTGDTWATQTSSATYWALPQERTAGFAREAGLRETLWHAPADTGFLQPVLTARRPGPTGQGDS
- a CDS encoding pseudouridine-5'-phosphate glycosidase; translation: MSQHRASEIPVLSAEVDEALTRGKPVVALESTIIAHGLPRPRNLTVGLELEALVRAEGAVPATIAVLDGVAYAGLDKAQLERIAGGEGVRKLGHRDLAPALATGATGATTVSATAFLAARAGLRVFATGGLGGVHREWAQTQDESADLSLLARTRITVVCAGVKSILDVPGTLQRLETLGVGVLGYGTDRFPGFYLADSGEPVDWTVHGPEEVAAVMAAQDALGGPDSALLVANPVAREEQLDPELHDRVLAEALAECHERGITGQAVTPFLLGFLARATDGASLEANLAAVRGNVRLGARIAGAWAARA
- a CDS encoding carbohydrate kinase family protein, which produces MTGPGALLVIGDVVTDVVAIHPEPLAPATDTAARIRTLPGGAGANAACWAARTGTAEVRLLARVGAESARWHERALVDAGVRPRLVVDAQEPTGTVVALVGKDAERTFLTDSGASLRLCPADWAPSLLDGAAHLHLSGYLFFADSSRELAVIALRAARARGVQVSVDPASAGFLAALGPQRFLDAVAGVDVLLPNEDEARLLAGLPEPAGAARAAAELSRRVPLVVVTRGAAGALIAERGRITAEVEAEPVEAVDSTGAGDAFTGGFLAARLEGADPAEAARAGCLAAALAVTRPGGRP
- a CDS encoding uridine kinase, with protein sequence MQWEAITWQRMAERLAGHLDDPDRAPGPGSWQRVGIDGAPAAGTGALAGELAEALRLRGRPSLVVPTDGFLRPASLRFEFGRQDVDSYLGGWYDTAALWREVFGPTDPGGSGRVLPDLWDPVTDRATRSPYVTLPPGGVLLVHGPLLLGHWFPFDLSVHVRLSPGALARRTEESERWTGAAFARYEAEADPASAADAVVRADDPRHPAWTGIRRR
- a CDS encoding WGR domain-containing protein, with protein sequence MARETTYLELSQDDGAAHKFYEVTVDGTAVSVRYGRIGADGQLQTSAFPSAEKARAAAAKKIGEKVRKGYAPAVRGQRAARAVTRRQVASAPSTARAVAPVLWRFRTGSSAFGIHVDEDRCWVGNQAGDVYTLSHGGEVLARYSLPDGVKCLVADEFWIYAGCDDGTVYDLSSKVPFGAYAIAADVDIYWLDIHEGVLNVSDANGGLTVIDHEDEHQWSRKSGGSGAWMVRADERAVFHGHSGGVTAYAADGSGQLWHTKTPGGVLFGWQEDHAVYAGTARNTVQRLSKATGAVEASYACDAAVYSCATSPDGRHVFAGDSSSSVYCFDADGRRLWKLGTGGGSALSMQYLDERLYLVTTDGSLVCVDATEQAIAAAQQGSVPAPVDVKSAAALPVFTPAASASAVATVSMAAMAAAPAGGVVVECVQQGGRMRVQVVSDGFERSWNVQFPRGIREPGARYVVEGLHAASGGFYRVRGEIRRLV